In Zingiber officinale cultivar Zhangliang chromosome 8B, Zo_v1.1, whole genome shotgun sequence, a single genomic region encodes these proteins:
- the LOC122016514 gene encoding NAC domain-containing protein 22-like → MASTELSALLPQAKRVQLLEREEIGEDRRERPMDLPGFRFHPTEEELLDCYLRQIVHGRKQNFDVIGNLNIYLHDPWELPGLAKIGEREWYFFVPRDRRSGIGGRRNRTTARGFWKATGSDRPIRSAADPRRVLGVKKTLVFYRGRAARGTKTDWVMNEYRLPEAPAGDVHFKEDVVLCKVYRKATSLKELEQRAAKTEEEEEEDAAATATATAKASAPHVFSSDQGTYYRRSSVLSPPNLDAKEETKQEAATQARDIEILSSSSSSSVVGRQSSDQ, encoded by the exons ATGGCGAGCACTGAGTTGAGCGCATTGTTGCCACAAGCGAAAAGAGTACAGCTGCTAGAACGGGAAGAAATTGGAGAGGATCGAAGGGAGCGGCCGATGGATCTTCCAGGTTTTCGATTCCACCCCACGGAGGAGGAGCTGCTCGATTGCTACCTGCGCCAGATCGTTCACGGAAGGAAGCAGAACTTTGATGTCATTGGAAATCTCAACATCTATCTCCACGATCCTTGGGAGCTCCCAG GGTTGGCAAAGATAGGAGAGAGggagtggtacttctttgtgCCGAGGGACCGCCGGAGCGGGATCGGCGGCCGGCGGAACCGGACGACGGCTCGCGGGTTTTGGAAGGCGACCGGGTCCGACCGCCCGATTCGGAGCGCGGCGGATCCGCGCCGCGTCCTCGGGGTGAAGAAGACGCTGGTGTTCTACCGGGGACGCGCCGCGCGCGGAACCAAGACGGACTGGGTCATGAACGAGTACCGACTGCCGGAGGCTCCCGCCGGAGACGTGCATTTCAAG GAGGACGTAGTGCTGTGCAAGGTATATAGAAAGGCTACATCGCTCAAGGAGTTGGAGCAGAGAGCGGCGAAaacagaggaagaggaggaggaggacgccGCCGCCACCGCCACCGCCACCGCCAAAGCATCAGCACCCCACGTTTTCAGTTCTGACCAAGGTACCTACTACCGTCGGAGCTCAGTACTGTCTCCTCCGAATTTGGATGCTAAGGAGGAGACGAAGCAAGAGGCGGCGACGCAGGCGAGAGATATCGAGATCCTGTCgtcatcgtcgtcgtcgtcggtCGTCGGTCGTCAGTCGTCAGACCAATGA